The Cyprinus carpio isolate SPL01 chromosome A5, ASM1834038v1, whole genome shotgun sequence genome has a segment encoding these proteins:
- the mob1ba gene encoding MOB kinase activator 1B produces MSFLFGSRSSKTFKPKKNIPEGSHQYELLKHAEATLGSGNLRMAVMLPDGEDLNEWVAVNTVDFFNQINMLYGTITDFCTEESCPLMSAGPKYEYHWADGTNIKKPIKCSAPKYIDYLMTWVQDQLDDETLFPAKIGVPFPKNFMSVAKTILKRLFRVYAHIYHQHFDSVIQLQEEAHLNTSFKHFIFFVQEFNLIDRKELAPLQELIEKLTSKDR; encoded by the exons ATGAGCTTTTTATT TGGAAGCCGCTCTTCAAAGACGTTCAAGCCGAAGAAGAACATTCCCGAGGGCTCACACCAGTATGAGCTACTGAAGCATGCAGAGGCCACGCTGGGCAGCGGGAACCTGCGCATGGCTGTCATGCTGCCTGATGGAGAGGACCTCAATGAATGGGTGGCAGTCAACA CTGTGGATTTCTTTAATCAGATCAACATGCTGTATGGGACTATCACAGACTTCTGCACTGAGGAAAGCTGCCCACTAATGTCTGCTGGACCTAA GTATGAATATCACTGGGCCGATGGAACCAACATTAAAAAGCCAATTAAATGTTCGGCTCCAAAGTACATTGATTACCTGATGACTTGGGTCCAGGATCAGCTTGATGATGAGACACTTTTCCCTGCAAAAATAG GGGTTCCTTTCCCAAAGAACTTTATGTCGGTGGCCAAGACCATTTTGAAGAGACTGTTCCGTGTTTACGCTCACATCTACCATCAGCACTTTGACTCTGTTATCCAGCTGCAGGAGGAGGCGCACCTCAACACCTCGTTCAAGCACTTTATCTTCTTCGTTCAG gAGTTTAATTTGATTGATCGGAAGGAACTAGCACCCCTTCAGGAGCTGATCGAGAAGCTCACGTCCAAGGACAGATAA